In Penaeus monodon isolate SGIC_2016 chromosome 41, NSTDA_Pmon_1, whole genome shotgun sequence, a single genomic region encodes these proteins:
- the LOC119598287 gene encoding uncharacterized protein LOC119598287, with translation MIRAVFATILLAAAVVEAQYGYAKPCPPEVRYVTKTQSVPHYVTVTRYQTQTQYHTAYTTQYVTETQAVPRYVTQTQAVPHYVTETVPQYVTTTVQQQEYVTVDQYCKPSGGYGYSG, from the exons TGCTGTTTTCGCAACCATCCTTCTGGCAGCAGCGGTCGTGGAGGCCCAGTATGGCTACGCAAAG CCGTGCCCTCCTGAGGTCAGATACGTGACCAAGACGCAGTCGGTGCCCCATTATGTCACTGTGACCCGATACCAAACCCAGACACAGTACCACACCGCG TACACCACCCAGTACGTGACAGAGACCCAGGCCGTGCCCCGCTATGTGACGCAGACCCAGGCAGTGCCTCACTACGTGACGGAGACAGTGCCACAGTACGTGACCACAACCGTCCAGCAGCAGGAGTACGTCACTGTTGACCAGTACTGCAAGCCCTCCGGAG GTTATGGCTACAGCGGCTGA